A region from the Dysidea avara chromosome 15, odDysAvar1.4, whole genome shotgun sequence genome encodes:
- the LOC136245932 gene encoding uncharacterized protein: MSKSDTRELRRFWELESLGITEESNTIDSLAFPQDTKFDWTLGRYMVDLPWRHGCWPQSNGFSQCLERLKRLRARLQDDSQLLKEYDDIFKKQLEDNIIERVETNEYDVRYHYLPHHGVIREDKQTTRLRIVFDGSAKEPNQLSKLSYWDGPEFLTKPSEIWPHMPTKLNTELAETERIQKPPVISITHSLVSSQNSHECCLNIEAIMDVSRYRSLLKLMKVTGLVLKFISVLKNRQAKGPNILDAKDLRQAEDVWVTSIQLNSFPDERSKLVSGEVVVYRSQLMLFLSEEGLIRCTGRLNEANLPSHMKNPVLLPTRHPFTELIIEDRHHSVKHNGIQETLALIRENFWIVKGREAVKKVLRKCVVCKRYEGKPYPTPMIADLPAERPTKESEEVVKLYVCLFTCASTRALHLEVVQDLSAPTFLQAFRRFCGRRGLPSTMMSDNAKTFKASAVEVQKSLTRRARYQYQLLKSFVRQWQRDYLLSLRERAINHGSQKNLMIKEGDIVVLKEDCTARCLWKLAKIVELITGRDGRTRAAKVQLLSKDKVTTIRRPVQNLVPLEVN; encoded by the exons ATGAGTAAAAGTGATACTAGGGAGCTTAGACGATTCTGGGAGTTAGAATCCCTTGGTATTACTGAAGAATCAAACACGATTGACAGTCTGGCGTTTCCACAAGATACCAAATTTGACTGGACACTTGGACGATACATGGTTGACCTTCCGTGGAGACATGGATGCTGGCCTCAATCTAATGGCTTTTCACAATGTTTGGAACGGCTTAAGAGATTGCGAGCGAGGTTACAAGACGATTCACAGTTGTTGAAGGAGTATGATGACATCTTTAAGAAGCAGTTAGAGGACAACATCATTGAAAGGGTAGAGACCAATGAGTATGATGTACGCTATCACTATTTACCACATCATGGTGTGATCCGAGAGGACAAACAAACAACAAGGTTAAGAATTGTGTTTGACGGATCAGCAAAGGAACCAAATCAGCTATCT AAGTTATCCTATTGGGATGGACCAGAATTCTTGACTAAACCTTCAGAGATTTGGCCACACATGCCCACTAAGCTGAACACTGAGCTAGCCGAGACAGAAAGAATACAGAAACCACCAGTGATCAGCATTACTCATTCCCTTGTAAGTTCACAGAATAGTCATGAATGTTGCTTGAACATTGAAGCTATTATGGATGTATCTAGATATCGATCATTGCTTAAACTGATGAAGGTGACTGGATTGGTGTTGAAATTCATTTCGGTGCTGAAGAACCGTCAAGCTAAGGGACCAAACATTTTAGACGCAAAAGATTTGAGGCAAGCAGAAGATGTATGGGTTACATCCATACAGTTAAACTCTTTTCCAGATGAACGCAGCAAACTTGTTTCAGGGgaagttgttgtttacagaAGCCAGCTCATGCTGTTTTTGTCAGAGGAAGGGCTTATCCGTTGTACAGGACGACTGAATGAGGCTAATTTGCCATCTCATATGAAGAATCCTGTTCTGTTGCCAACACGACATCCTTTTACTGAACTCATAATCGAGGACAGGCATCATTCTGTGAAGCACAATGGAATACAAGAGACACTGGCTTTGATAAGGGAGAACTTTTGGATTGTGAAGGGGAGAGAAGCAGTGAAGAAGGTGTTGAGGAAATGTGTTGTTTGTAAACgatatgaagggaagccatatcCTACACCTATGATTGCTGATCTGCCAGCAGAACGT CCAACCAAGGAATCCGAAGAAGTTGTAAAACTTTATGTGTGTCTCTTCACTTGTGCCTCTACCCGAGCACTACATCTCGAAGTTGTTCAAGATTTGTCAGCTCCAACTTTTCTCCAAGCATTTCGTCGATTTTGTGGCCGTAGAGGCTTACCGTCTACCATGATGTCAGATAATGCGAAGACTTTTAAGGCCAGTGCAGTTGAAGTACAAAAG AGTTTAACACGAAGGGCTCGATACCAATATCAACTCTTGAAGAGCTTCGTCAGACAATGGCAGAGGGACTACTTGTTGAGCTTGAGGGAAAGAGCTATCAACCATGGGAGCCAGAAGAATTTGATGATCAAAGAAGGTGATATAGTTGTACTGAAAGAAGACTGCACAGCTCGTTGTTTATGGAAGCTAGCCAAGATTGTTGAATTGATAACCGGAAGAGATGGCAGAACTCGAGCGGCTAAGGTGCAGTTGCTTAGTAAGGATAAGGTCACAACCATTCGTCGACCAGTACAAAATCTTGTACCATTAGAAGTGAACTGA